A segment of the Opitutia bacterium genome:
TCGTCTCCACCTCGAGCGTCGCCTCGGCGGCGCTCAACGCGGTCGTGGTGACAAAAACCCCGTCCGCCGCCACATGCACCGGCGCGGTGACGTGCAGCGTCACGTGGCGATAGATGCCGGAGCCAGTGTAGAAACGCGCCGTCGGCTGCGCCGAGTGGTCGACGCGCACGGCGAGCAGGTTCTCGGCCGCGAGCTTCAGGTGCGGCGTGAGTTCGACCGTGAACGGCGTGAAGCCGTAGGGATGCCGCCCGACCGAGACTCCATTGATGAAAACCTCGGCGTTCATGTAGACGCCCTCGAATTCGAGCGTCACGCGCTGGCCCGCCCACGATTTCGCGGCGCGAAACGTCTTTCGATACCAGCCGATCCCGTTCTCGAAAAACCCGCCGTGTCCCGCGGAAGCGGCGTCCTTTCGCACCGGCAACTCGATGCTCCAGTCGTGCGGCAGATCGAGCGCGCGCCACTTGGCGTCGTCGAAGCCCACCCCGGCCGCGCCGGCCGGATCGCCGAATCGGAACTTCCACTGCGCGTCCCACAGGTAGCGCTCCCGCGCTCCCGCCCACGGAGCGACGAGCAGGATCAGGAGGACCGCGACGAAGCGAAAACGGAAGGGGTGAAGAATCAGCATGGACGCGAACGGAAGTGTTGCCGAAACCGCCGGGGTGACGAGTGCGCAATCGCGTGCAGTTACTGTATGGCAAAGGCTTGCCCTCGGGAATATCCGGCCTGATCTTTGGCATCCAATAAATGCCCAAGCCGCCGCCCGACTATTTTCGCTACTTCCCGGACCACCCGGATATCGCGCGGTGGGGTGTCGGTGTCGCGGCCTGCGGCACCGCCCGCGTCGCGCCGGGCGCCCCCTACCCGCCCCAGCAACACCCGGCGGATCACCATTTCGACTGGTCGCACGGGCGCGTGCTCGATGCCGTCCAGATCGTGCTCATCACGTCCGGCCGCGGCACGTTCGAGTCGCGCGAGCTCGGACGCCACGAGATCGAAACCGGCACCGCCGTGCTGCTGCTGCCGGGCATGTGGCACCGCTACCGGCCCGACGACAAAACCGGTTGGTCCGAGAGCTGGGTGGAATTGCGCGGCCCGGTCGTCGACACGCTGCGCAAGTCCGGCGTGCTCGCCGTCGGGAGCGCGATTCGCACGGCCGCGCTCGCGGCCGGGTTGGACGGCGCGATGGACACGTTGCATCAACACGCGCGGCGCGCGGGGCCGGGATTCGATCCGGAGATGTCCGCGTTCGCACTGAGCATCCTCGCCGCGTGGGTCCGCGCGGGCGAGACGGCGCCGGCGCGCGCGCGCATGGTGCGCGCCGTCTTGCAGGCGGAGCGGTATTTCGCCGACCACCACACCGAAGCGGTGAACGTCGAGGCGTTGGCCAAGGAGCTCGGCGTCGCCTACTCGCACTTCCGCCGCGAGTTCAAGGCCCAGACGGGATTCTCGCCATGGAACTACGTCGTGCACCTGCGCCTGTCGCGCGCGCGCCGTCTGCTCGCCGCCGGCGACGCGACGCTGGACGACATCGCGGCGCGCCTCGGTTTCAGCTCGGCATTCCACCTCTCCAGCGCGTTCAAACAGGCCTACGGCATCGCCCCGCAGCACTGGCGTGACCAACTGCGAAAGACCTCGCGACCGGGGGGAATCCCTCCCGAACCGGCCGGCTGACGCTGTTGGCATTTTTTGTAGGCAAATGATCAAGCCCCCCATGGCCACCGAGCCCGCCATGCGGTATGCTGCCAACGTCGGGAGGGGATTCCGGCGCGCCGCGGGGGTGGCGCGCCGGTTTTCTTCTCCGACACCCCTCGCGGAGCCACATGCCTCCCCTCACCCCGAATCTGCCGCGCGGCTCCGCTGATCCCGGAAGCTTTGGGCAACGCACCACCACAGCCGTCGCGCTGCGTCACGACGGCGCCATGACCGCCTCGCACTGCGGCCCGCTCCCGTCCCGCAGGCCCTGCGCCTCATCCGCCGCTGCGTCTATCGCCTGATCCGCCATGCACCTCGTCGACACTCACCAACATCTCTGGGACCTCGACCGGCTCCCGTATTCCTGGTGCGCGAGCATTCCCGTCCTGCATCGAAGCTTTTCCCTCGCCGACTACCGCGCCGCGAGTGAGAGCACGGGAATCACCAAGACGGTTTTCATGGAATGCGACGTGGACGATCCCCATCAGCGCGCCGAGGCGGATCACGTCCAACGACTCGCCGACACCGACCCGCTCATCCAAGGCATCGTCGCGAGCGGACGACCGGAAAACGCGGGTTTCCGCGATCATCTCCGCGCGCTCGCGCGGCTGCCGCGCCTCCGGGGCATTCGCCGCGTGCTGCACGTCAAGCACGACGACCTGTGCCTCGAACCCCGCTTCGCGGAAAACCTCCGCCTGCTGCCGGACTTCGGGCTGACGTTCGACGTGTGCGCCTTGCCCCGACAACTGGCCAACGTGCGCACGTTGGCCGAGCGCTGCCCGCAGGTGACCTTCATCGTCGACCACGTCGGCGTCCCCGACGTGAAAAATCGCATGGACGAACCGTGGCGCAGCGGGCTGGCGCGCCTCGCCGACCTGCCCAACGTGAATTGCAAGATCAGCGGCCTCGTCGCCTACGCCGACGCCGCAACGTGGACGCCCGAGCATCTCCACCCGTATTTCGAGCACGCCGTCGCGTGTTTCGGTTGGGAGCGCCTGGTGTGGGGCGGCGATTGGCCGGTGTGCACGCTCTCCGCGCCGCTCGCCCGCTGGGTGGACGCCACGCACGCGCTCACGGCCAGCGCCACGCCCGCGCAGCGCGCCCTCCTCTACCACCGCAATGCCGAGCGCCTCTACCGGGTTTGACCCCACGCGCTCCGCGGCAACATCCCGCTCGACCGAAGTCGACTCGCCCCCGCGAACCTCGTAACACCATCGCGAACCGCCCCGCCCGACCCATGCGACCCCTGCTGCCCGCTCTCGTGTTTCTGGCCTGCGCGCTCGTCGCCACCGCGGCGCCACGTCCCGAGGTGATCCCTTTCCCGACCGGAAAACCGCGACTCGTCGGAGCCGAAGCGATGCAACGCATCCACGACGAAGTGAAAACGCCCTTCAAATACGGCGTCGTGCTCCGCGGCGAACCGGGCGAACTCGTCGATTGCCCCAATGTGTTCCGCCGCGACGGCCGCTGGTATATGGTCTACGTCGCGAACAAGGACAAGGTCGGCTACCAAACCTGCCTCGCCCGCAGCGACGATCTCCTCCACTGGGAAAAACTGGGGCCGATCCTCTCGTTCCGCCGCGAGGGCTGGGACGCCTGGCAGGCCGCCGGCGGACTCGCGCTCTACGACACGCGCTGGGACGGCACGCACGAGCTGACCGCGCACGACGGCCGCTACTGGCTCTCCTACCTCGGCGGCGCGAAGCAAGGCTACGAACCCGACCCGCTCGCCATCGGTCTCGCGCACACCGACGATCCAACCGCCGTGCGCGAGTGGACGCGCCTCCCGGAAAACCCCGTGCTCGCGCCGGACCAGAGCGACACGCGCGACTTCGAACACGTGACGCTCTACAAGAGCGCGATCGTTCGCGACGAGGCGCGCACCCTCGGCGCGCCGTTCGTGATGTTCTACAACGGCAAATCCGCGCCCAACGGCGTCGAGACGATCGGCCTCGCGATTTCAGACGACCTCCACTCGTGGCGCCGCTTCGGCCACGGCCCCGTCGTGGCCAACATCGGCGCCGCGCCGTGGGCGATCAGCGGCGACCCGCAGCTCACGCGGATCGGCGACGTGTGGGTGATGTTCTATTTCGGCGCGTTCTGGAAGCCGGGCGCGTTCGACACCTTCGCCTGCTCCTACGACCTCGTGCACTGGACCAAGTGGGACGGCCCGCACCTCGTGGCCCCGAGCGAGCCCTACGACCGGCAGTTCGCGCACAAGCCGTGGGTGTTGAAACACGACGGCGTCGTCTACCATTTCTACTGCGCCGTCGGCGCCGAGGGCCGCGTCATCGCCCTCGCGACCTCGAAAGACCTGCACGCCCCTTCCCCATGAGACTCCTCGCGCTCGCCCTCGCCTTGCTCGCCTCCGCGGCGTCCACGCTCGCGACTCCGTCCGACGACTCCCGCTACGTCCTGCTTCATACTCCGGGCGAACACCTCTTCGAATCCTCGCCGCTCGGCAACGGCCGGCTCGGCGCCGCGCTCTACGGCGGCATCGACGAGGAGCGCATCGTGCTGAACGAGTCCGGCATGTGGTCCGGCTCGCCGCAGGACGCCGACCGCGCCGACGCCCACCGCGCGCTGCCGGAGATCCGTCGCTTGCTCCTCGAAGGCAAAAATCACGACGCCGAGGCGCTCGTGAACGCCAACTTCACCTGCGCGGGTCTCGGCTCCGGCCGCGGCGCGGGCGTGAACACGCCCTACGGCTCGTATCAGATCCTCGGCGATCTCCGGCTGAAGTTCCTCGGCGCCGACGCGCCCGTCACGAACTACCGCCGCACGCTCGACCTCGCCGACGCGACCGCGCGCGTCTCCTTCGAACGCGGCGGCGTGCACTTCGTGCGCGAGGGCTTCGTCAGCGCGCCCGCCGAGGCGTTCGTGCTCCGACTCAGCGCCGACAAGAGAGGCAGCCTGTCATTCGATGCCACGCTCGCCCGCGCCGAGCGCGCGCGCATCGAGGCCGCGGGCAGCGCCGGACTTGTGATGCACGGCCAGCTCAACGACGGCTACAACGGCACCAACGGCGTGCGCTACGCCGCGCGCCTCGAGATTCGCGCGCAGGGCGGCACAATCGACGTGTCCGGCTCCGCCGTGCGGGTGCGCGACGCCGACGAAGTGATTCTCTTCGTCACCGCCGCCACGGACATCAAACGCCGCAGCTTCGCCGGCCGCGACGTCGCCGATCCGCGCGCCACCGCCGAGGCGGATCTCGCCGCCGCACTGAAATCCGATTTCGCCGCGCTCCGCCAGGCGCACACCGCGCACTACCAGA
Coding sequences within it:
- a CDS encoding helix-turn-helix transcriptional regulator; translated protein: MPKPPPDYFRYFPDHPDIARWGVGVAACGTARVAPGAPYPPQQHPADHHFDWSHGRVLDAVQIVLITSGRGTFESRELGRHEIETGTAVLLLPGMWHRYRPDDKTGWSESWVELRGPVVDTLRKSGVLAVGSAIRTAALAAGLDGAMDTLHQHARRAGPGFDPEMSAFALSILAAWVRAGETAPARARMVRAVLQAERYFADHHTEAVNVEALAKELGVAYSHFRREFKAQTGFSPWNYVVHLRLSRARRLLAAGDATLDDIAARLGFSSAFHLSSAFKQAYGIAPQHWRDQLRKTSRPGGIPPEPAG
- a CDS encoding amidohydrolase family protein; amino-acid sequence: MHLVDTHQHLWDLDRLPYSWCASIPVLHRSFSLADYRAASESTGITKTVFMECDVDDPHQRAEADHVQRLADTDPLIQGIVASGRPENAGFRDHLRALARLPRLRGIRRVLHVKHDDLCLEPRFAENLRLLPDFGLTFDVCALPRQLANVRTLAERCPQVTFIVDHVGVPDVKNRMDEPWRSGLARLADLPNVNCKISGLVAYADAATWTPEHLHPYFEHAVACFGWERLVWGGDWPVCTLSAPLARWVDATHALTASATPAQRALLYHRNAERLYRV
- a CDS encoding glycosylase, which gives rise to MRPLLPALVFLACALVATAAPRPEVIPFPTGKPRLVGAEAMQRIHDEVKTPFKYGVVLRGEPGELVDCPNVFRRDGRWYMVYVANKDKVGYQTCLARSDDLLHWEKLGPILSFRREGWDAWQAAGGLALYDTRWDGTHELTAHDGRYWLSYLGGAKQGYEPDPLAIGLAHTDDPTAVREWTRLPENPVLAPDQSDTRDFEHVTLYKSAIVRDEARTLGAPFVMFYNGKSAPNGVETIGLAISDDLHSWRRFGHGPVVANIGAAPWAISGDPQLTRIGDVWVMFYFGAFWKPGAFDTFACSYDLVHWTKWDGPHLVAPSEPYDRQFAHKPWVLKHDGVVYHFYCAVGAEGRVIALATSKDLHAPSP